Proteins found in one Prochlorothrix hollandica PCC 9006 = CALU 1027 genomic segment:
- a CDS encoding DUF4339 domain-containing protein — protein MWYFVENETKQGPVDLEALQELVLNGRITPTTLVWQKGMTEWLPINQTEFKKFIDQYAPPPVPISDFQTDSSPTLNSFISEPSGQSDPKREINQLETWFKAYWICLAVGAPLTIIIIGIGGVIASLVFSYMMLFKFWKIIQNGQPRTTPGKAVGFLFIPFFNFYWCFVAYLGLAKDTNKYIRTRKIRSPKIDENLVLWYCITICLSIIPYVNLLAWVATLILWVLVMRQFKMSAVAILKSRI, from the coding sequence ATGTGGTACTTTGTTGAAAATGAGACAAAACAGGGTCCTGTCGATTTGGAAGCACTCCAAGAGTTGGTGCTAAATGGTCGCATTACGCCTACAACCTTAGTTTGGCAAAAAGGTATGACGGAGTGGTTACCCATTAATCAAACAGAATTTAAAAAATTTATTGATCAATACGCTCCACCCCCAGTACCTATCAGTGATTTCCAGACTGATTCAAGTCCTACCTTAAATTCCTTTATTTCCGAACCCTCTGGTCAATCTGATCCAAAGAGAGAAATAAACCAACTAGAAACCTGGTTTAAGGCATACTGGATTTGTCTTGCTGTTGGAGCACCTCTTACTATTATTATCATTGGTATCGGTGGAGTTATTGCATCTTTAGTTTTTAGTTATATGATGCTCTTCAAGTTCTGGAAAATTATTCAAAATGGTCAGCCTAGAACTACTCCAGGAAAAGCTGTTGGATTTCTGTTTATTCCATTTTTCAATTTCTACTGGTGTTTTGTTGCCTATTTAGGACTCGCAAAAGATACTAATAAATATATCAGAACTCGAAAGATTAGATCACCGAAGATTGATGAAAATCTTGTGCTTTGGTACTGCATTACTATTTGTTTATCAATTATACCCTATGTCAACCTTTTGGCGTGGGTAGCAACCTTAATTCTTTGGGTTCTGGTGATGCGACAATTTAAAATGTCTGCGGTTGCAATTCTAAAATCAAGAATTTAA
- a CDS encoding type IV pilin-like G/H family protein produces MDNKSSSTYLLAQQGDPNAIAQLLRKSLAAGGVSIQNCDRKAQTIRVLLVGGKIDQQQATVIDFLKKSLQQLEIQSIEKVQVYGQKLGEAVPSWTEEFLMTENPLTFPDLHTQVTSKAEIEEEQGDNDDLPPSIPQSSSTNSSRPKTTKSLNATTQKTIRKPPRPPDRLWMAILSLLLFFPLGIFAVIQSSEINVKFDEGNYSGAKSSSDLVKTFFIIILSIVGLPIAIGMMMVVLLPFSNQANEARESEGKQYVGSMNRAQQAVFLENSDFSDNINDLGLGIASETANYIYEIEISGSDSTITTAIPKQPGLLAFVGGVFLVNTDGYKTTEAILCETLKPLSRQPAFPYLVDNEPKCSAGTKEVD; encoded by the coding sequence ATGGACAATAAAAGCTCATCAACTTATTTATTAGCTCAACAGGGAGATCCAAATGCGATTGCTCAGCTACTTAGAAAATCCTTGGCTGCGGGTGGGGTTTCCATTCAAAACTGCGATAGAAAAGCTCAAACTATCCGGGTTCTTCTGGTTGGAGGCAAAATTGATCAACAGCAAGCTACTGTGATCGACTTCCTCAAGAAAAGTTTACAGCAGCTAGAAATTCAATCCATTGAAAAAGTACAGGTTTACGGCCAGAAACTCGGTGAAGCAGTGCCATCCTGGACGGAAGAATTTTTAATGACTGAAAATCCATTAACATTCCCCGATCTACACACTCAAGTTACATCAAAAGCAGAAATTGAAGAAGAACAAGGAGATAATGATGATCTGCCTCCATCGATTCCCCAATCCTCGTCTACAAATTCCTCTAGACCTAAAACAACAAAATCTTTAAACGCCACTACCCAGAAAACTATACGCAAGCCACCACGTCCTCCAGATCGTTTATGGATGGCTATCTTATCCTTACTTTTATTCTTTCCATTGGGAATCTTTGCCGTTATTCAATCTTCTGAAATAAATGTAAAGTTCGACGAAGGAAATTATTCTGGAGCAAAATCAAGTTCTGATTTAGTTAAAACATTCTTTATTATTATCCTTAGTATCGTAGGACTTCCCATTGCGATTGGAATGATGATGGTTGTCCTACTTCCTTTTTCAAATCAAGCCAATGAAGCAAGAGAATCGGAGGGAAAACAATATGTTGGCTCTATGAATAGAGCGCAGCAAGCTGTTTTCTTGGAAAATAGCGATTTTTCAGACAATATCAATGACTTGGGCTTGGGTATTGCTTCAGAAACAGCAAACTATATCTATGAAATTGAGATCTCTGGATCAGATAGTACTATAACCACTGCCATCCCTAAACAACCCGGTTTATTAGCATTTGTGGGTGGTGTTTTTCTAGTTAATACAGATGGTTATAAAACTACTGAAGCTATTCTATGTGAAACCCTTAAGCCATTGTCAAGACAACCTGCATTTCCATATCTAGTTGATAATGAACCCAAATGTTCAGCGGGAACCAAAGAAGTTGACTAG
- a CDS encoding SulP family inorganic anion transporter yields the protein MTQTAIPDVKSPTIDRLIRELLIPNQLLPSLTAGTVTGIIGVIRAISYATLIFSGSLAIHLPTGVGLTVFSSAIASGVVALTSAHPGMIATPLAAPTALLALMATHIASELQGEDSSVVLITVVAAIALTSLVTGGLLLLLGWLRLGSKIRVIPYPVIGGFMAGTGWLLVAGFVQMSTELPLTFQNLGPLSNPTVALRWVPGFVFGLILLAVARRWKHYLVLPGTLIVLSALFYLTLHLTHTSLDTARSAGWLLEAFPEGDGKLWHPLQGGQLAQVRWLAIAHQWDSIITVMLVSLLSLALSNSGIELVVGRDINLNSELKAIGWANLVAGVGSGMVGNQALPSTLLVNKIGSETRLTGLVAMVPSITVLLLGSSFLPYVPEPVLASLLLYLGLSLLIQWVYEARSKLPPEDYVAVLITLVVINSWGFLQGITVGFVVTVLTFMYNYSQVNVAKTELSGFITRSNVINRSPVQREMLTNLGEQVFGLELQGFLFFGTANYLLTKVRQRALMQQPWLEVSPKPQDLLPLRYVIFDFRQVTGLDSSAVLTFNKVLKLARKQDLVLLFTNIQPEFQARLIQGDGFEDHSDRCRVFPDIDRGLEWCENQILSQAQALSSETKRLEERLTDLFLTPNQVPTFMAYLVPEDLPQGQILLTRDQPSKGLYFLETGQVTVLTEFEDGKTRRLQTCQGGSILGEMRFFGKRSLSTVVITDLPCHFYYLPPTALAQMKLEAPDLVYALEEYIVKLLCDSLTRREEQLRVMS from the coding sequence ATGACCCAAACCGCCATTCCCGACGTTAAATCCCCCACCATCGATCGCCTGATCCGGGAACTGCTGATTCCCAACCAACTCCTACCCAGCCTCACCGCTGGCACCGTCACCGGCATCATTGGGGTCATCCGCGCCATTTCCTACGCCACCCTCATCTTTTCCGGATCCCTCGCCATCCATCTGCCCACCGGGGTTGGACTCACCGTCTTCAGCTCCGCCATTGCCTCTGGGGTTGTGGCCCTCACCAGTGCCCACCCCGGCATGATCGCCACCCCCCTCGCCGCCCCCACCGCCCTTTTGGCCTTGATGGCCACCCACATCGCCAGCGAACTCCAAGGGGAAGACAGCAGCGTCGTCTTAATCACCGTCGTGGCCGCCATTGCCCTCACCTCCCTGGTCACCGGGGGGCTGCTGCTGCTGTTGGGGTGGTTGCGCCTGGGTAGCAAAATTCGGGTCATTCCGTACCCGGTCATTGGGGGCTTCATGGCGGGCACCGGCTGGCTGTTGGTGGCTGGTTTTGTGCAAATGTCTACGGAATTACCCCTCACCTTCCAGAATTTGGGACCCCTGAGCAACCCCACCGTTGCCCTGCGCTGGGTACCCGGTTTTGTCTTTGGCCTGATTTTATTGGCGGTGGCGCGGCGCTGGAAACATTACCTGGTCTTGCCGGGAACCTTGATTGTCCTCAGTGCCCTCTTTTATCTGACCCTGCATCTCACCCACACCTCCCTCGACACGGCTCGATCGGCGGGGTGGCTGTTGGAGGCATTCCCCGAAGGAGATGGTAAGTTGTGGCATCCCCTCCAGGGGGGACAACTGGCCCAAGTGCGGTGGCTGGCCATCGCCCACCAGTGGGATAGCATCATCACAGTCATGTTAGTGAGCCTGCTGTCCTTGGCCCTCAGCAACAGTGGCATTGAATTGGTGGTGGGGCGGGATATTAACTTGAATAGCGAGCTGAAGGCCATCGGTTGGGCTAACCTAGTGGCCGGTGTCGGTAGCGGCATGGTGGGGAATCAAGCGCTTCCCAGTACCTTGCTGGTCAATAAAATCGGGTCCGAAACCCGCCTGACGGGGCTAGTGGCGATGGTGCCCAGTATCACGGTTTTGCTGTTGGGATCCTCCTTTCTGCCCTATGTGCCGGAGCCAGTGCTGGCCAGCTTGCTGTTGTATTTGGGCTTATCCCTATTGATCCAGTGGGTCTATGAGGCCCGATCGAAACTACCCCCAGAAGACTATGTAGCGGTCTTAATTACCCTGGTGGTGATCAACAGTTGGGGCTTTCTCCAGGGGATTACCGTGGGTTTTGTGGTGACCGTGCTCACCTTTATGTACAACTATAGCCAGGTGAACGTCGCTAAAACCGAGTTGTCCGGCTTCATCACCCGCAGTAATGTCATCAATCGATCGCCGGTGCAGCGGGAGATGCTGACCAACCTGGGGGAACAGGTGTTTGGCTTAGAGTTACAGGGCTTTCTCTTTTTTGGGACAGCCAACTATCTGCTGACCAAAGTGCGGCAGCGGGCCTTGATGCAGCAACCCTGGCTGGAGGTCTCCCCTAAACCTCAAGATTTACTACCGCTACGTTACGTTATTTTTGATTTTCGGCAAGTGACTGGTTTAGATTCATCGGCTGTTCTAACCTTTAATAAGGTTTTAAAGCTGGCCCGGAAACAGGATCTGGTTTTATTGTTTACCAATATCCAGCCAGAGTTCCAGGCTCGTTTAATTCAGGGGGATGGATTTGAGGATCACTCCGATCGCTGCCGGGTTTTTCCGGACATCGATCGAGGCTTAGAATGGTGCGAAAACCAAATCCTGAGCCAAGCCCAAGCCCTCAGTTCTGAAACCAAGCGCCTAGAAGAACGCCTGACGGACCTATTCCTCACCCCCAACCAGGTACCCACTTTTATGGCCTATCTGGTGCCAGAAGACCTGCCTCAAGGGCAGATCCTCCTAACCCGCGATCAACCCAGTAAGGGACTGTACTTTTTGGAAACCGGGCAGGTGACTGTTCTCACGGAATTTGAGGATGGCAAGACCCGACGACTCCAAACCTGTCAGGGTGGCAGCATCTTAGGGGAAATGCGCTTCTTTGGTAAGCGTTCCCTTTCGACGGTGGTGATTACAGATTTACCCTGTCATTTTTATTACCTTCCCCCCACGGCCTTAGCCCAAATGAAGTTAGAAGCCCCTGACTTAGTTTATGCCTTGGAGGAATATATTGTTAAGCTACTTTGTGATAGTTTGACCCGCCGGGAAGAGCAACTACGAGTTATGAGTTAA
- a CDS encoding AAA family ATPase, which yields MITTLTLRNFKSIEEQTYEFAQFDLLVGRNNCGKSTILQALAIWQFCIDEFRRVKRRGNTGKQVVLPNFTALPVPEFNLLWREKTDRRYPKVNGSKKQEFILVEIDVTWITDAADPKQYSFGVKLRYSSPQAIYAIPSEGWEHFRELEGKSNQSDSLLPVIAYVPPFSGLEPNEEWRDDGPLRKQVGKAQPGSVLRNLLLRVWEENREDWSEIQRVIQQWFSVDLRDPQYEKGIDTQIICEYRQGEKSYDIIAGGSGFHQTLTLLAFFYGYKSTTILLDEPDAHLHVNLQREILDYFKNQKALQRHTQFLIATHAEAFIQGVDVRQIISLLDQVPKRVDATPAILTAMADVSNLEITQLSELSIPILLYVEGETDERLLRGWSTALNRQDLLNQVCFRVMRGGSKNKMKADSDRHFEGVKQVIPAAKRLILFDYDDESTFHPEKDNPVLYEWRRKNIENYLLVSDAWIRAALQKIGVGDNDVFSPVRQLIENFFAGENLTLPPGQSWRNVKANIFQVVNGKKLLFENSDSLFQRLKSYGLPIQSVSGLELTREIVSASMIADEIHEDVHQFFNKLNQLCNR from the coding sequence GTGATAACTACACTGACTTTAAGAAACTTTAAGAGCATTGAGGAGCAAACCTACGAATTTGCTCAATTTGATCTTCTGGTGGGGCGTAACAACTGTGGCAAAAGCACTATCCTACAAGCTTTAGCCATCTGGCAGTTTTGTATTGATGAATTCCGTCGAGTTAAGCGTCGGGGTAACACCGGAAAGCAAGTTGTTCTTCCTAACTTTACCGCTCTTCCCGTCCCCGAATTCAACCTTCTTTGGAGAGAAAAAACTGACCGTCGCTATCCTAAAGTGAATGGTTCCAAGAAGCAAGAGTTTATCTTAGTAGAAATTGATGTGACTTGGATAACTGATGCCGCTGACCCTAAGCAATACTCGTTTGGAGTCAAGTTACGTTACAGTTCTCCTCAAGCAATTTATGCCATTCCTTCAGAGGGATGGGAGCATTTTCGAGAGTTGGAAGGTAAGTCGAATCAGTCAGACTCCCTGTTACCTGTTATTGCGTATGTTCCACCCTTCTCTGGTTTGGAACCTAACGAAGAGTGGCGAGATGATGGCCCTTTACGCAAGCAGGTTGGTAAAGCCCAACCCGGCAGTGTGCTAAGAAATCTTCTGCTGCGAGTTTGGGAAGAAAATCGAGAAGATTGGTCTGAGATTCAACGAGTTATCCAGCAGTGGTTCAGTGTCGATTTAAGAGATCCTCAATATGAGAAGGGAATCGATACACAGATAATTTGTGAATATAGACAAGGCGAGAAATCTTACGACATTATTGCTGGAGGGAGTGGTTTTCATCAAACGTTAACGCTCTTGGCATTCTTCTATGGGTATAAATCTACTACCATCTTGCTGGATGAGCCGGATGCACATCTCCACGTTAATTTGCAACGAGAGATTTTAGACTACTTCAAAAATCAGAAGGCACTTCAGAGACATACTCAATTTCTGATTGCAACCCATGCTGAAGCGTTTATTCAAGGAGTTGATGTTCGCCAAATCATTTCATTACTGGATCAGGTACCTAAACGTGTAGACGCAACCCCAGCTATTTTGACTGCGATGGCCGATGTTTCTAATTTGGAGATTACTCAACTCTCGGAGCTTTCTATACCTATACTTTTATATGTTGAAGGAGAAACGGATGAGCGTCTTTTAAGAGGCTGGTCTACTGCCTTGAATAGACAGGATCTCTTAAATCAGGTTTGCTTTCGTGTTATGCGAGGTGGTTCTAAAAATAAAATGAAGGCGGATAGCGATCGTCATTTTGAAGGAGTCAAACAAGTTATCCCTGCTGCAAAGCGGCTGATCTTGTTTGATTATGATGATGAGTCAACATTCCACCCAGAAAAGGATAACCCGGTACTCTATGAATGGCGACGTAAAAATATTGAGAATTATTTACTGGTTTCAGATGCCTGGATCAGGGCAGCCTTACAAAAAATTGGTGTTGGTGATAATGATGTGTTTTCTCCAGTTCGACAATTGATTGAAAACTTTTTTGCTGGTGAGAACCTGACTCTTCCACCCGGTCAATCTTGGAGAAATGTCAAGGCAAATATCTTTCAAGTTGTAAATGGTAAGAAGCTCTTGTTTGAGAATTCAGACTCTCTTTTTCAACGTCTTAAATCCTATGGGTTACCGATACAATCAGTTTCTGGCTTAGAGTTAACCCGCGAAATAGTTTCGGCTAGTATGATTGCCGATGAAATCCATGAAGATGTCCATCAATTTTTTAATAAATTGAATCAACTTTGTAACCGTTAA
- a CDS encoding BrnT family toxin → MDVYFVLNNITFVWDEHKARINPTAHDGVTFPQAAEVFFDPLLMVVDARRNNEVRDAVIGFDRCWNALYVVYTERENDMIRIISARKTTRKERLQYENQ, encoded by the coding sequence ATGGATGTTTACTTTGTCCTGAATAACATCACTTTTGTCTGGGACGAGCATAAGGCCAGAATCAACCCAACCGCACACGATGGAGTCACCTTTCCCCAAGCAGCGGAAGTTTTTTTTGATCCCCTTTTAATGGTGGTAGATGCTCGCCGCAATAATGAGGTGCGGGATGCTGTAATTGGCTTCGATAGATGCTGGAATGCTCTCTATGTTGTCTATACGGAGCGAGAAAACGACATGATTCGCATCATTTCAGCCCGCAAAACTACCCGTAAAGAACGACTACAGTATGAAAACCAGTGA
- a CDS encoding sensor histidine kinase, with product MVTPTQPPWIQSVPTYPSTTPLGDVLLDLHCSAPVPPLATGERLVILGDRHQPPSLLYLQDLVAIMAQTLDPRTGGTTGTLPALPALGSLSQRRSLTLLPCPSAFTDPWVLWSSLEFTPGKPGDYGFIHPSTGEFLGLLDYGSLLAAMVSRQLLGQDGPGPEAPHAEPGTLKSGDDWSGDDWSGLPHLPSDSEGWRTNDRGLDHRITCDRPAHDRLTHPPGSSDRGSLTLANASVPLEPQPTANRTAAPANVSALPLPPEDGESPQTLAAQNITLFHLNALKDKLLLRVSHELKTPITAILGLSTLLKEQTAGTLTETQTYYARLIHHSGRQLMLIVNDVLDLTRLETQSLTLNPHPINLPEAFDLALIKAKQWLLETQDVAPPSPLDASPVATDTATYRLDIPRQIPPFSADPLRFQQMVAHLLSNAFKFTGAEGSVTLQVRPWGDRWMAFNVTDTGQGIAPPQQTLLLHQEPDTCTDYQPLTQGAGLGLMLTQRLAQIHGGDLSFRSQLGQGSQFTLILPLQPQRSAIDSLALDPGASPADAGRRCFLLVTQNPHHIDHLVKCLSALNYDWLVARSRLEALEKIRRFRPWHIFLGEDLETFVDGPWQAALQRDDRPIGLSLLRSADTAPLDSRQSWTDQGPDPTSTYPVLPLPTTLQTLQIHLHPYQIIEPPSPPNNTPLTILCLRACAADGTVLSSSLLTALPSHLPQLLPQHRVLEAQDLEQANLLTRIWNPQVLLLDASACSDPFSYVNQLQAYPALSQLPIITFDSLTTAAANQVPHLTVFPCLVLESAQPVIPKQLTDVLLPVIQMAAIYTIAPP from the coding sequence ATGGTTACCCCGACCCAGCCCCCTTGGATCCAATCGGTTCCCACCTACCCCAGCACCACCCCCTTGGGGGATGTTTTGTTGGATCTACACTGCTCTGCCCCCGTCCCCCCGTTGGCGACGGGAGAACGGTTAGTTATTTTGGGCGATCGCCACCAGCCCCCCAGCCTGCTGTACCTTCAGGATCTTGTGGCAATCATGGCCCAAACCCTAGATCCCCGTACTGGGGGCACTACGGGGACACTGCCCGCCTTGCCCGCCTTGGGGAGCTTGTCCCAGCGTCGATCCCTCACCCTCCTCCCCTGTCCCAGCGCCTTCACCGATCCCTGGGTGCTGTGGTCGAGCCTAGAGTTCACCCCAGGGAAACCAGGGGATTACGGCTTTATTCACCCCAGTACAGGGGAATTTTTGGGCCTGTTAGATTACGGTTCCTTGTTGGCGGCGATGGTATCCCGGCAACTGTTGGGTCAAGATGGACCGGGACCAGAGGCACCCCATGCTGAGCCAGGGACATTGAAGAGCGGGGACGACTGGAGCGGGGACGACTGGAGCGGGTTGCCCCATCTGCCGTCGGACTCTGAGGGATGGAGAACTAACGATCGTGGGCTGGATCATCGTATAACTTGCGATCGTCCAGCCCACGATCGTCTAACCCATCCCCCTGGCAGCAGCGATCGCGGCTCCTTGACCCTAGCCAATGCTTCGGTCCCCCTGGAGCCTCAACCCACCGCGAACCGGACTGCTGCCCCTGCCAACGTCTCCGCGTTGCCCTTGCCCCCTGAGGATGGCGAATCCCCCCAAACCCTCGCGGCCCAAAACATCACCCTATTTCACCTCAATGCCCTCAAAGATAAATTGTTGCTGCGGGTGAGTCACGAACTGAAAACCCCCATCACCGCCATTTTGGGACTGTCTACCCTGCTGAAGGAGCAAACCGCCGGCACCCTCACGGAGACGCAAACCTACTATGCCCGGTTGATCCACCACAGCGGACGGCAGTTGATGTTGATTGTCAACGATGTGTTGGACTTAACCCGCCTGGAAACCCAAAGCCTCACCCTCAACCCCCACCCCATTAATCTTCCGGAAGCCTTTGATCTCGCCCTGATCAAAGCCAAGCAATGGTTGTTGGAAACCCAGGACGTTGCCCCTCCCTCCCCCTTGGATGCCAGCCCGGTGGCGACCGATACCGCCACCTATCGCCTCGATATTCCCCGCCAGATCCCCCCCTTCTCTGCGGATCCCCTGCGGTTTCAGCAAATGGTGGCCCACCTCCTGAGCAATGCCTTTAAGTTCACGGGAGCCGAGGGCAGCGTGACCCTACAGGTACGACCCTGGGGCGATCGCTGGATGGCCTTTAATGTCACGGACACCGGCCAAGGCATTGCCCCCCCCCAACAAACCCTACTGCTCCACCAGGAACCAGACACCTGCACCGACTACCAACCCCTGACCCAGGGGGCGGGCCTGGGGCTGATGTTGACCCAGCGCCTTGCCCAAATCCATGGGGGTGATCTCAGCTTTCGATCGCAACTGGGCCAGGGCAGTCAATTTACCCTGATTTTGCCCCTTCAACCCCAGCGATCGGCCATCGATAGCCTAGCCCTAGACCCTGGAGCCTCCCCTGCTGATGCTGGGCGGCGCTGTTTCTTATTGGTGACCCAGAATCCCCACCACATCGATCATCTGGTCAAGTGTTTGTCGGCCCTGAACTATGACTGGTTGGTGGCCCGATCGCGCCTGGAAGCCCTGGAGAAAATTCGTCGTTTTCGGCCTTGGCACATTTTCCTAGGGGAAGACTTAGAGACCTTTGTGGATGGCCCGTGGCAAGCCGCCTTGCAGCGAGACGATCGCCCCATTGGCTTAAGCCTACTGCGATCGGCGGACACCGCACCCCTGGACTCCCGGCAATCTTGGACGGATCAAGGCCCAGACCCTACCTCCACCTATCCCGTCCTCCCCCTACCCACCACTCTCCAAACCCTGCAAATCCATCTCCATCCTTACCAAATTATTGAACCCCCCTCCCCCCCCAACAACACCCCCCTCACCATCCTCTGTTTACGGGCCTGTGCCGCCGATGGCACCGTCCTCAGTTCCTCCCTCTTGACGGCCCTACCCAGCCATCTGCCTCAACTTCTGCCCCAACACCGGGTCTTAGAAGCCCAGGACTTGGAACAAGCCAACTTGCTCACCCGCATCTGGAATCCCCAGGTTTTGCTGCTGGATGCCAGTGCTTGCAGTGATCCCTTTTCCTATGTAAACCAGTTACAGGCGTATCCAGCCCTATCCCAGTTACCTATCATTACCTTTGACAGCTTAACCACGGCGGCGGCTAATCAAGTGCCCCATTTAACGGTTTTCCCCTGCTTAGTGCTGGAATCAGCCCAACCCGTGATCCCCAAACAACTCACCGACGTACTCCTGCCGGTGATTCAAATGGCGGCGATCTATACGATCGCTCCCCCCTAA
- a CDS encoding SulP family inorganic anion transporter, whose protein sequence is MTLTPHPSPTPYSVPAIQNWFQDLQPSHIIASCTAGLITAIIGVIRAISYAALIFSGSLAVHLDLGIGMAILSSAVISVVVTFTSSLPGMIATPLAAPTAVLSILAAGLAQDLIGQVPPQTVALTVIAAIALGSLCTGAFLWLLGQFKLARTVQFIPYPVIGGFMAGTGWLLIRGAFEVITDESLKFATVLDICRGTCLAQWLTGLVIGTALLVISKQFKHYLAMPLSLLAAIGLFYGVLLWQGVSIGEARSAGWLLGTFKADHLWHPLSLGDLSQVQWGAIAAHWDSIALLMFVSLLSLVLTNNGIELSVGKDLDLDQELKSIGLANFLAGLSSSMAGNQALPSTLLVYKMGASYRLVGLVKALCCLGVLLAGSAFLPFLPKPILGSLLVYLGLNLLFQWLYESRSQFSTFDYGIILVTMGVINYFGFLEGILTGFVLVLLEFLSRYSQLTVVQDSPAAVNPTADPAANPATIDAASPALTLDPHACGVLPIHLQGFLFFGNANSLLTQVRALTQPPSPPLPGNSPNPDYRYLMLDFAQVHGLDASAVLSFQRIMQFAYQKNLGVIYTNVAPPLQTQLMRGQALSQQDNRCHLFPSVQAGLAWCQAQGS, encoded by the coding sequence ATGACCCTTACTCCCCATCCTTCCCCCACCCCCTATAGCGTTCCGGCTATCCAGAACTGGTTCCAGGATCTACAGCCCAGCCACATCATCGCTAGTTGTACCGCTGGACTCATTACCGCCATTATTGGGGTCATCCGAGCCATTTCCTACGCTGCGTTGATTTTCTCTGGATCCCTCGCGGTGCATCTCGATCTGGGCATTGGCATGGCCATCCTCAGTTCAGCAGTCATCAGTGTAGTGGTGACCTTCACCAGTTCCCTACCGGGGATGATTGCCACCCCCCTCGCTGCCCCCACCGCTGTCCTGTCCATTTTGGCAGCGGGTCTGGCCCAGGATCTGATCGGTCAGGTTCCGCCCCAAACCGTTGCCCTCACCGTGATTGCTGCGATTGCTTTAGGATCCCTCTGTACTGGGGCATTTCTCTGGCTTTTGGGTCAATTCAAGCTGGCTCGCACCGTACAGTTCATCCCCTATCCCGTCATTGGGGGGTTTATGGCAGGCACCGGTTGGCTACTGATACGGGGAGCCTTTGAAGTGATCACCGATGAGTCCCTGAAATTTGCCACGGTGCTGGATATTTGCCGAGGGACTTGTCTGGCCCAATGGCTGACGGGACTGGTGATTGGTACGGCTCTATTGGTGATTTCCAAGCAATTTAAGCATTACTTAGCCATGCCCCTCAGTCTCCTAGCCGCCATTGGCCTCTTCTATGGGGTACTGCTGTGGCAGGGGGTTTCCATTGGGGAAGCCCGATCGGCGGGCTGGCTGTTGGGCACCTTTAAGGCCGACCATCTCTGGCACCCCCTCAGCCTAGGGGATCTGTCCCAGGTACAGTGGGGGGCGATCGCGGCCCACTGGGATAGTATTGCCCTGCTGATGTTTGTCAGTTTGCTGTCGTTAGTCCTCACTAACAATGGGATTGAACTGAGTGTGGGCAAGGATCTGGATCTGGATCAAGAGCTAAAATCCATTGGTTTAGCCAATTTCCTGGCAGGTCTCAGCAGCAGTATGGCGGGCAACCAAGCCCTCCCCAGCACCCTTTTGGTCTACAAAATGGGAGCCAGCTACCGCCTCGTGGGACTGGTCAAAGCCCTGTGTTGCCTGGGGGTTTTGCTGGCAGGGTCTGCCTTTCTGCCCTTTTTACCCAAACCGATCCTAGGCTCCCTGTTGGTGTATTTGGGCCTAAACCTGCTGTTTCAGTGGCTGTATGAGTCGCGATCGCAGTTTTCTACCTTTGACTATGGCATCATTTTAGTAACCATGGGGGTTATTAATTACTTTGGCTTTTTAGAAGGAATATTGACGGGTTTTGTCCTCGTTTTGCTGGAATTTCTCAGTCGCTATAGTCAGTTGACCGTGGTCCAGGATAGTCCTGCCGCAGTTAACCCAACCGCTGACCCAGCCGCTAACCCAGCTACGATTGATGCTGCCTCCCCTGCCCTAACGTTGGATCCCCATGCCTGTGGGGTTCTGCCCATCCATCTCCAGGGCTTCCTCTTTTTTGGCAATGCCAACAGCCTCCTCACCCAGGTGCGTGCCCTCACCCAGCCCCCATCCCCTCCGTTGCCAGGGAATAGCCCCAATCCTGACTATCGCTACCTAATGCTGGATTTTGCCCAGGTTCATGGTCTGGATGCCTCGGCTGTCCTGTCTTTCCAGCGCATCATGCAGTTTGCCTACCAGAAAAACCTAGGGGTGATCTACACCAATGTTGCTCCGCCTCTGCAAACCCAGTTGATGCGAGGACAGGCTTTATCTCAACAGGATAACCGTTGCCATCTGTTCCCCAGTGTCCAAGCAGGCTTAGCGTGGTGCCAAGCCCAAGGGTCCTGA